A region of the Dermacentor albipictus isolate Rhodes 1998 colony chromosome 4, USDA_Dalb.pri_finalv2, whole genome shotgun sequence genome:
agatagatagatagatagatagatagatagatagatagatagatagatagatagatagatagatagatagatagatagatagatagatagatagatagatagatagatagatgttcCAAGGATTTTCTTTTATATCGTTACCAGTGTGACCGCGTACAGAGAGGTCCTTGTTGAATGAGACAGGCAGAATTCATCACGCGCTCGTACACTTCCCTCTTAAACAGCGCGGAAATAAAAGCAGTTCCTCAGCGCATACAATTCCCAGATTCACACAATGCACTCTCAAGATAATTTTGTTGCCGCACACAGGCTCGCTTAATGCGCAGAAAGATGTCTGTTCTATCTGCTGTTCCTGGTACTGCATCGGGAAAACTCCGCTCGATCGTGCGAGCCCACCGGGAGCGCAGCAGTGTTGATTCACAGCGGGCGTGCGGCGTCGCTCATAGCAGCCTCTCCGCCACCACGAATGCTCGCGCTCGTGACGAGTGGGATAGCCGCGTGTTGATCCCAGAAGTGGGCCGGGTCAAAGCAGTGCCGCGGCGCGCCGATGGCTGCTAAATATGGAGGGACGGCTGGTCGGACTCCAAACGTGCGCACCGGAGAACCCGTGTCCCACGCCACTGTCGAGGAAGAGGCCGCTAGACGCCATTCACTTAGCACCGCCGCATCCAGGAGGGAGTGGAGGCGGGGTGGAGGGAAAGGGCAGAGGGTCAAGTGCGCCCGCGCTTTTGGGCCCTCGCTGGTGCTCGTCACGCTTCGCGCCGCTTCCTCCGTTGCGCGGCGGGCAGCTTTTATATCtgtcattttaacgcgatagcgttaaggagctcgtgtcgcagaaaagccggtgtcgtcggcgtcggcgtcggcggcgttgaccgtgagcgataaatcacggcaggcgcttcataaataaaaagcaatttccaagattggcccggtgggaatcgaacccaggtctccggagtgtgagacggagacgctaccactcagccacgagttcgatgcttccaagcggtgcaaacgcgcctctagtgaatgcggtgttgccttcgaaacgagccgtggaaagttatactgcggtgtatatcggtaattatgaacatgtaacgtacagaagtcacaattacacgagttgcgaagtgcgtttccgctgcatttcttctgcgctttccgcacacgcagagccatcttgcggcaaacacagaagaccccctcctctcaatgtacggcgctgccccgacaggaggcgcgccgcgcgcgcattgggaccgctgccaggcgcgtcgcgggactccctctcccctgacgacgcttcgccgtgctcccgctttagattactatctatctctctgcccgtgccgatcacgacgtttggctgagACGACGTTTggcccctccgagacaccgagttctttggttcgtttctttcgctcaggcgcacgtttcgttgccgcggcgaacgctgcgttgctcgacgctcaccgcgtgataggtgggcgctaagtccgatgcggggcgcatcgtaagtgatcgctgtgccgtagcgcattgtcttataccccttggcgggtcgacgggaacgctgtcgcgtcccactcttgaaggcgaagcttaagcgtcctccaattttttttttgtggcacctTTGTCTCGTTTCTTCgcgttccctttctttttctcttaatttatttttttttctcgtagcaCAGCGGCGCTTTGTTTATCCCGGGAACGAACGAATAATAACGCCCTTGACACGCGGCAACGAGTGCGAAGTTAAACCCGATATATTGTCGTGATCACAGCTGTCAGGTTGGATACCACAGATACGCGGAGATGGACGGCGCTCTTGATGCCCACCTTGGAGGCGGAACTGGTCGTTTCGGGCCGTTTGTACGCGAGTGACGCCTGCCAAGGGCTGTCGTCTCCGACAGCGTGTATATAGGCGGCTGTCACGACGAGAGTATACGCGGTTGCCGGTCGGCTATAGTCATGCGGATAAAATTGAATTCCAGATGTTATTTGCACTGCTGCACGCAGAGGTCGTGCGAGACGCTAAACTAGTAGATACGATTGCTTTGCCGTTCTCAGGCAGCCTGCGTAACAGTGCGCcaagtagaattttttttatttgaacatTCTCTAACTGTCACCGTGAGTCGATCACCTGTGGTTCGGTGTTAACACCACTGGTGTTAAAATTATCGCTTTGTAGGCGTCCGTTAACCATTAACACGAGTGTTGTTGCTTTTGTAGGTCAACATATCGTTGGCAAGAAGTGCTATTCGACTGTCCAATTCCGCCGTTTCAGCAAATAAAAAATATACCTGACAGCCcttcctaaataaaaaatttgtgaAATTCGCAACAAGCAACAAGTCGAATTATACAGCTGCGAGGTGTACAAGACAGCACCTTCGGACACGTGTCCTCAATGAGAGAAAGGTTTGCACGTGCATATGCAAACACTGCATCTCACTGCTCTTTTTTCGAGACGCTACCATAACTACCTCGTCACCGTTACATTTTCTAACTCTTATTCCATAGATATGTGCCCTCTGAAAGAGCACCCTTCTTCCTTACTTCTGTTAACTATATTCCTCCCTCTTTATTCTTTGTGTCGAGATCAGGACGTGCTTCTCCTACCTGGTTGCCGACGAAGTACTCGGTACCGTTGTCCTTGAGGAGCTTCTCGAAGTACCGCAGGTATCTGGGCACCTTCTCTCGCAAGTCCTTCGCTTCGGCGAGTTTCTGCGGAATGAAACGCGAGCGTATTCACCAGGGTGTTCGTTGTGAGCCAGTGAAGAGCTCTAAAAACTCCCATTCTGGTCCCTTGTAATTTCGTTTGTCGTAGTCCACCTGCTGAACAGGAGAAGCGGAATCGCTATCTGTGTGCCCTCTTATCTTATATTTATCGAGAGAGCGATCAAGAGTATCCGTGCTGCCATCGAGTTCGCAAGAGAGTGCGGACTGCCGTCTTGAAGTCCCTCGAATACTATAGCGCTAATCACCTTGCCCCAATGACGGTTCGAATGCCCGTTTGTGACACGTAGACCCAGTCACAGCTTGGCTGACTTGAATAAGAATCCTGCGGCGATAGAATCTCCCTTTTGTTCCAAGTGAAAATTTCTACACAGACCACTATTCTGATGTAATAGGAAAGGAAGCCCTGCCGATCGTACATATCATATATATCGCGATCGGAAATTTCGCGCCAGGCTTTTAATCTCAAATCTTCCATAATTTCTCTTGTCGAGAGATTAGCGGGTCTTCACAAAAGGCagatttcatatttttttttattttgacaatGTCGCGAAACCCCAGCCTCTGCAGTGCGTGCCATTGGATAACCATACATTATCATTGTTGTATTGCACTTGCGTCAAACCAGCTATGTCAGGACAAGTAGCCTGACAGTAACTCTTCGAACAGTGTATTAGTCAATGACGTGACTTCAGTCGACACGTCAATATTTATTTAATAAAATTGACGTGCTGCATACATGAGGGGAACCAATACAGTTATCTACATTGGAAACAAATGAGCTAGCCATACATGCTAAATACCAGCACCACCACCCCCAGCACCACCACCcccatcatcatcagcaccgTCAGTTCCACTGCGGAACAAAGGTCTCTCCCAGTGACCTCAAGTTGGCCCTGCCCGGCGTCGGGCCCGACAACCATCGTATGCCTCTGAATATCCTATAATTCCACCAGTTTAAACAATCTATTGCCGCTACTTTCACTGCGATTTCTTTCTTTAGCACCTACTCTGTTAGTCTAACTTAGCACTGTTCATCTGCTCAATATATTAGATGACCTCCCCAACTCCACTTGACCTCTAACACAAATACAGTATTATAGGTATACCAACGTTTGATCTCTTCTTATGTGTTAATATTAAGCGTATCATTTTGCTCTCTATCGCTCGCCGTGTGGTCCCTCAAAACGTCTTTCAAGTTTACTTGTTATTCTCCAAGTTACGATCGTATAGTATATAGCTTAGAAGAATACGTTGATTATACATGTTTCCTTTTGCGAGAATATCGTTGCACTGATCTTACCCaccgctcagtggctatggcattgcgctgctgaacacgaggtcgctggttcgactgccggccgcggcggccgccttcCGATGTGGGCGCAATGTTGAAGAAAAATAAAGGCGCTAGTGTATCGCgctttcggtgcacgttaaagaacaccagctgCTCAAAATAAATCAgtaatcctccactacggcatgcctaatAATCAACTGCACGGTCTCGGGACGTTAAAtcccacaattaaaaaaaatatattagtaATAGTGAAAGTAACTGCCGTTTATAATTTAATAGCACATTCTGGTGCTCGTTTGAGAGCTATCAGACTCttctgcgagagagagagagagattaaactTTACTGCTTGACCAGGCTTCTTTCACTTGAGCCCAGAGGTGGAGATAGCGAAAAACAGCTTTAAAGCCGTATTGCGAGAATAACTGGATGCGGTAGTGATAGTGTGGCTTgattatcatcagcgaatcaaTTTTATGTTAGCACAAACGCTTAGTTGCCCTTTTACGTGACCTTTGTACCACTGCCATAGCGCACTGAAACGACCACCCGGATATGTTATAGGAAAGGAACCTGGCAGATATTGCCTGGAACATTCGTTCAGGCTCATTCGTATTCGTCTGCAGAACTCTAATTAGCAACCGTATATATACGTATACGAAATGCTAAGACATGTTAAGTGGCGCCTGTAAACTAGTGCGCACTAAGCGACCGTCAAGTTTGTTTCGACCACGGCAATCCCTTCCGATACGATGCTGCCGGCAACGTCGCGAGTGCAAGGCACAAAGCAACGGCCCGTCGGACGCCATGTCTGGAACAACTCTGAGCTATTCCCAGCGACTAATCGAATGAAGATCACAGATAGCGTTGGGCTGAAGCGCCCGAACAAAACTTTCGGGAGAGACAACTACAGCGATCTCGGGCGCTTCGATTTTTCATTAAGAAGGTGCGGCCGCCGCTGGTTTGGGCTGGCTCCTGTACGCCGCTGCGCAGGTGAGCAACGGTTCATTTATTTCCCCTGCACTTGACTCTCATGCAAAGTGCTCGGCAAAATGGAACGACTTCATGACGTCATCAATTAAGCTCGAGGCACTGTTAATGTCGTATGGCACCGCCCGCCCGCGCTGTTAGATGTTAACGAATATAAAAAAGCCTCCTGccgttcttatatatatatatatatatatatatatatatatatatatatatatatatatatatatatatatatatatatatatatatatatatatatatatatatatatatatatatatatatatatatatatatatatatatatagagagagagagagagagagagagagagagagagagagagagagagaagtagtCATTTATCTCCGTCAAGACTGGCACTCGACAGCATTTTCTGGCCAATCTATCCTGTTGTCAGCTTGATTACAATTTTCAAAGTTTTAATATTCCGTACCAGCTGTCCCGCTGGCCCGCAGAATTCTCTCTAAGTCCGTTAGAGAAAGACCTTGCTCTAACCAATTTGTGAATCTATTACAGAAATAATCATAATCAGTTTATGTTACGCTCTCTTTTGGACGGACACCCCCCAAGCAAACTCCAATTATAGCCCTGCCTTACGTCAGTTGACACATTCTATGCGTGCACATTTCTTGATTTCCTCGCGCCACTATGCTTCTCcggcgtcctcgactgcgcttcctttaactcggcacccattctgcaacacTGTAACAGACGACCGTTTATCTGCTCTACACTTTACATGGCTTCATAGCTCCATTTATTCCTATCAATCCTAATTAGGATATCGGCTACCTCCGTTGGCTCTCTATTCCATGCAGCCGGCTTCTTGTCAGTCACTTAACATTACGCCCACCATTTTCTCGGTCCATTGCTCGTCTCGTGGTCCTCGATCAGCTTCTTCTCAAGCAGTCTCTATTGCAGAATAGTCTGCCCGTAAAAACTGCACTATGGCTGCAAACAACGTGAGCTCCCACAAGTCAGAAGCTTCGCCTCTTCGCCCTTTCCCGCACAATGTACTCGGTGACAGACGCAGTGCGTGAACCTCACAGTGCTCTCGATTTGGGACACACGCAGGCAGTGCTCACGAACAGTTCGTAGCGCAGTGGCATTAACAGGCATGAGTGTAAGTTCTTTACAGATGCACCTCGAACATCACAATTCATCTACACTTCCTACCTTCCCGATTCCCGTCTTTCTTGCGGCGTCAGGTATTAGGAGCCCATTTAGGCTTTACCGCTTGCATCCTCGGGCTCTACGTTGTCTTGTGTCACGTGGTACGTGCACGCTGCAACTTGAACTGCACCACAGGGGCCTGCCACGTCACGTTTCGCGTGTTTGTGCATCGGGCGATATTTAACGGTCATCACATGTAAAGGAGAAGACGCACCGAGGCGAGACGTTGCGGCACCGAGGCGATATTGTGCTGATACTGCTAAGGAGTCTAAAGAGCTTGTGGCAGACGCAATCCTATGGCCTGTACTTCTTTATCAAAACTGCTAAAAACCTTGATATAATTTGCAGGCACTGCGGTAGCCGGCACTGCGGTAGCCGGCACTGTGGTAGCCGGCACGTACCACCTCAAGGTTTATAACGGCCCTCAGGAAAATTTCTGCTGTCCAGAGTGGCTCATGTGAGGACTCCGGCATCGCAGCTAAAGACTACAGTTAGAAGTCTTTGAAGGCTTTTAGAAGCTCCCTCTCAGCTGACGCTGTTCGTGATGCATGCCTCCTAAGAGTTTGCCTAGCTCTGCTAAGCTTTTTTCGTCCACTCACGTCTTCCTCCGGAGCTAGTCTCTGCGGCTTGGCGTGACGCACGCTGGAGAAGAGGGAGGCGATGCCCGTGACGATGGTGGCGCACTTGGTAGCCTCCCGGGCGTCCTTGCCTTCGAGACCTGCGTGGATACAGCACGGGTAGGTCTAAATTTTTACAGCGGGTACATTTAAGTACGCTGATACAAATGTTGATTGATtgacagattgattgattgattgattgattgattgattgattgattgattgattgattgattgattgattgattgattgattgattgattgattgattgattgattgattgatatacgAAATACTGCGGCTATGAAATACAAGACAAATATAGAGAAGCAAGTGTACGTAGCACATATGATATGCTTCTGTACTCGCTACACTTTTTTTTCCCGGACCCAGAGCGCCTGTCGGCAGTATATTTGGCTATGTCATTTGTGCAGCGTCTATAGGAAAGTAGTTGAACCGGTAATCACTCACCGTACTGCCTGGCGATGTAGACGCAGATGGCGTAGTCCGCGCCCAACATCTCGCCGTCCGCGTACAGCACGGGCAGGGAGCCGAAGGGTGCGTCTGGATGGTCCCAGTGTTCCGTCGTCGTGCACAGCGTAGAAGAGTCAGCAGGTGTGTCAAAAGCAAAGAAAATGCACCGTTAAATGTTTCCGCACTATTCTTCATGCTTTCTCACAGTGCGCAGCTTCATATATGAGAAAATAACTGTCTCGAATCTTATGGCAGACCGTAAAACATTTCCACGGATGACGACTGCAATTGGTGCGCCTGAATGGATGCAGCCACGTAAACTTTTTGAAGTATTCAGCCCGCTTGTAAATTCCGTGTGCGGGGCGTTGCTGTCTACATGTGTGAGAGATAGTGAGGCGCCAATACATTCTTTGTTGTTGTGCACCTACACATAACGTCTGGATGCGCCTTTCTCTCGCGCAAGCGCCCCGTTATACGAGTTGAAAGCTCGGAACAAGTATGTCGCGAAACGGCGACAGACACCTCTATGTTATGAAAAAAGGCAATTACAGTTTATACAGACCTGTGTCCCGTAGATCCTAAAGTAAAGCTTTCGAAACTTTGTTCGGCCAAGGTATTTAAGTTAGTGGCGAGCTCGTGTCCCAAACGGCAGTGCAGTCCTTTCCGCTTGCTTAATTAACTAATGAGTAAGTCAGTGACACTGCCGAGATCTCGCGATAAAAATCGCTGAAAACCTTGTTTACGCCGCCCTCGATAATTTTACGCCCAAGCGGTAAAAAAACTTATTCCTGACACGGTGACCACAGTGAACATCGCTCTTCCGCAAAAGTCGGGTTTTCCTCGAGAAACCGCGACTGTTAAACGAGTTGGATGCTCCACAAAAGAACAATAAGCAAACAAGCGTTTAAGTCGTCCGCAAACTTTATTTCCTCCGGCTTGTAAACAGCGCGAAACTCAAAGAAGTGGTTTAGTGTGTCTGTATGTACACACATACATATTTGTAGCTGGCGTGCGGCGTGTGCGGCTGCAGCCCTTTGTGGAGCGCAGAAGCACTCTGGCGTGAAACGCGCTCGCCGAGCGAGTCTGGAGCAAATCAATTTCCTGTGCTGCACCGCGGTCACGCTGGGGGGGCCGCCGCTGCTCAGGACAGCGTTCACGGAGGCGCCGCGACGCTTATACAAGACCTGTACGCCGCTATAGCAAGAGCAAAGGCGAGGTAGTTGCCCAGAATGCTTCGTTTCAGTCGGTGCAATACCATTGACGTTGCGCCCGGGAACGGAAATTCGGTGTCTCCCTGCAGACACGCGCCACTGCACCTGGCCCATTTCTCGCGTAATGAGCTGGTTATACGAAAGTCGTCCGAAATAGTTATGCGAAAGGGACATTTCCTTAATGTGTTCGAATCGGCCATACGTTGTCGTATCGCTGCATACCTTCCTCCTTCTTCCTGGACGTCTTTTAATTCCAACTCTCGGGTCGAGTGAAAGGCACGCATACAGACACAGTCAAACGACCGCGCGCCGTGgaatgggtgcacgttaaagaactccaggtgtaACGCTGGTTTTGGTGGTATACTCTGCGCAATTCTTTGAGTCTGTATGCCCGTGCGTTTATGACTGGGGCTgagtgaaaattaatccggagaatGACTCAAAATTAATCCTGGAgcccggcgtgcctcataatgagaccgTAGTTTTGGCGCGGAAAACCCCAGCAATTATCATTATTAAACCCAGTCATAAACGCGCAGGCATAGAAACTCAAAGAATTGCGCAGAGTACAACCAAAACAAgcgttgtgtatatatatatatatatatatatatatatatatatatatatatatatatatatatatatatatatatatatatatatatatatatatatatatatatatatatatatatatatatatatatatatatatatatatatatatagctagcTAGCTAAGGCGGCAATCGACAGTCGCATGTGATTTCCATTTCTAAAACCCCGGTCTCCATGTGATGGCAGGAAAGCCGTTCCTTTACGCATAAAGCGTTTACATCCTCGCGTGTTCCAagttcgtaaaaaaaaaacaaacaaacaaatagaacAAAGTCTATCATCAGTCTGTCCCGCGGCTAGCGTCGCGTCGTTGCTCTAACTGCTTGGCTCGCCGCACCTGTCGCTGGGATAATGCGCTATAATCAATGCTGCGCCTGTCTGCCATTAGGTCACATCACGAAGGCCACTACAGTTAATGCCTTCTCGGCTCTGGTTGGGGTTATGGTATACCTCGTTCGCGAAAATGCGAGCCTCCGCAGCGAGCGCATTACGCGGAACAGCATTTGCAGTCCGGTAAGCGCACACGGTTCGTTTACCGGCTTCCGCCTCGGCCGCCTTGGACTTTTCGTAGGTGACGTACTCGAACTCGACGCCGGCGTAGGTGAACAGCAGCGCCGCGAGGCGGCCAGACGAGGGAACCTTGTAGTCGACCAGCTTGTACTGCGGCATTTCCGGCCTGCGTCAAGTGATCGAACAACTCAGACACAGTACCTGGTGCAAAAGCGTTAAGCGCTCGAGTCCCCATTTAAGTTCGCGGGTTTCGGTATTGGCCCGCTCATTTCTCTCAAACAGCGCATGGAGTAATGAAGGGTTCTGGCTAAACGCAGGTACGCAGAGGCCCAGTTTACTAGCGTGACGTCATCACTCTTTCCAGGCCTTGCGTTATTAAGATTATCCTACTCGCGCAACGCTTGCAGTGATTGGGGgaaatgaaaaattgaaaaacCTTGCTCAAAGGAACTTCAGATCTCACGAAAGATGTTGCAGGAACATTGCCTAGTAAGGTATAACGTTGACTTTTTTATTAGATTTTCTTTTTATCTGAGGCTTAGCTGCAAAATTGCTGCGTCACTTGTGATTTAAGAGCGAGAAGAAAGTGGGGTTAACAGaaggtcccgatttttattagccacATAAgcggccaacaaacactgacaccaaggacaacataggggaaattacttgtgcttggtTACTTGCGCTTGgtttattaagcagaagtaattttccctatgttgtcgttagggtcagtgtttgttggctttttatgttGTGATTTAGAAGGTGGTTTAACTGTCAACTAGGAGATGCAAGCTTCCTCAGTAGAGGCATTGTTGGCTAGGTTCATCCACCGACGTTTTCTCTGTACGTACATGCTGGTTTGTCGTGAAAGGAGTACGCCTAACAAGGATTACAGAAGGTATATGCGAGTTCGATCATCACCTGCTGATACATTTTAGGAGAATACGCGTCCTGGCGCTTTCCTAATTCAATGTGAGAACAAGGACAAGTAATTGTTTCGAACGCAAAACTGAGGCTGATCCGCCATCTACATCCCTTGTAAAGAAAGTGTACAGGCCAGAATGCCTAAAACCCTAGGTCATAGTGGGCCATATGGGAAGACTCCCAAGACACTTATGGCGCTATAGAGATACGGGTAGCGATACTAGGATTCCTGCCAACACACAGCACAGTGAAAACTGGAGTGCAGCCCGTACACCGGTATACAGTTCCCGTTGTCGATACAGTTCGCAGGCGGTGTTGAATGACCCGCCCAGACAACAGACGTACTGTCGCGAGCAAAATCTTGGAGCCCAATGGTGCcacataaaaaatatatatatatttctatttTCTTCGCAGCCTGTGCATGTCGGCTGAAATTAAGTGGCACAGCCTAGGCCAGTGAATTTATTGCAGCAATGTCAGATTGCAGAGCTgtgctatagaaaaaaaaacgaattttcgTTGACGTACGTAGCGGTCCCCGAACTTTTGCTTGAAAGTATAGTACATGCTCAAGACGTACCGATGgtatacattattattattattattattattattattattattattattattattattattattattattattattattattattattattattattattattattatttgctccCATTCACTACAAATACAGGCGGCAGAAGTAAAAACGGCACTAACGCCGCTTGAGTTGCCCTTGGCCCCCAGATGCTGTTGTCATCTTGGCATGGTTATAGTGACGTCTCGAACTGATCCTCAAGATGTCTTAATCTCTTCCTGTTGTCCATCCTCGGGAAAGGTAgaatatttatttatcatactTTTTAATAATAAACTTGAAAACAAGATGTGCAGTCTGCTGAAGTAGGGATGCGAGTGTTTAAAACGCTTTaaacgtttcttctttctttttgcgcaaGTATTACTACCTTTAGGGGACTTGCTTTAATGGCAGCCTGATTAGTCAGTTATGGGTTACCTAGAACGTACACCAAAATCAGCACAAGTGCGTTTTCTTCCCCCTTGTTTACGCTACCTCCGTGGACATGGAAAATCAAGCCCACCAAGCTTCGTCAGTTTCGTCCGATCTCATTTCTCGAGCACACACCTGGATCATGTTAATGTAATGAAAAACTATTTACTAGCAAACATCAACACATTCCATATAGACATGCTTCATATAAATTAGCCAGTTGCATCTGCGAAAATCCTTTACACAACACCTCTTCTTTAAAAAAATCATGTGCAAGCATACAAACCTTTTAACAAGGTCAATTACGTTGCTCTCAAGTTGTCGTTTGTAAAACGGTTCGACAGCGCATGTCCCCAAACAATTCTACGCGTATGCACATACAGAGGATGCACTCGCATCCATGGGCATTTAGTTCGTTATGTACTCAGGGT
Encoded here:
- the LOC135899614 gene encoding glutathione S-transferase 1-like, with translation MPQYKLVDYKVPSSGRLAALLFTYAGVEFEYVTYEKSKAAEAEADAPFGSLPVLYADGEMLGADYAICVYIARQYGLEGKDAREATKCATIVTGIASLFSSVRHAKPQRLAPEEDKLAEAKDLREKVPRYLRYFEKLLKDNGTEYFVGNQLTWADLAVTFSCVQLLQRFHGALDSHAHLKAHYERVTTLPVVQAFLDQQQSAA